CCATCCAGAAAGTTATGATGTTGCCAAAGCCATTTTAGAACAAGCCAATGTAAAATTAGCAGAACTGGGCACACCAGATGCGGCGCAACGGATTAAAGGACTAGCATTGACACAATTAGAAACAGATTTGGCAGTTGGAAGTGAAACGTTAAAAGATATTATCGCAGCGTTAGTTCAACCAGGTAGAGATATGCGTGATGAAATGCCTGCACCTCTTTTAAGAAAAGATGTGTTATCAATGGAAGACTTAAAATCTGGGATGGAGCTACAAGGAACAGTCCGTAACGTGATTGATTTCGGTGCATTCGTTGATATCGGTGTCAAGCAAGATGGTTTAGTGCATATTTCAAAACTCAGCTCAAAATTTGTGAAACATCCTACTGATATCGTAGCAGTAGGAGACGTTGTGACCGTTTGGGTGGAAGATGTTGATACGAAGAAAGGGCGCATCAGTTTAACGATGCTGCCGCAAGCTGAAAGGAAAGAATAGTCTTGAGTCCTTTTTCTAAAGAAGGAAAACCAATAAAGCAAGAATTAACGGATGACCAGCTACAAACAATGGTGGAAGACATTTCACTGACTTTTTTTGCAAAGAGATTTCGACACAAAGCATTCTTCAATCGGCGCCTAAAAACAACTGGAGGACGCTACCATTTAGGTTCTCATAATATTGATTTTAATCCCAAAGTATCTGAGTTATATGGTGAAAAAGAATTAATCAATGTAATTAAACATGAGCTGTGTCACTATCATCTTCATCTAGAAGATAAAGGCTATCAGCATAAAGATGCGGAATTTAAATCCTTGTTGAAGCAAACAGGAGGCAGCCGCTATGTTCGGCCTTTAGTGGAACAAAAGCCTCAGTCGTATCATCAATATCAATGCGAAAAATGCCAAACCTTGATTTTGCGAAAACGTAGAATTAATACACAACGTTATGTTTGCGGAAAATGTCACGGAAAGTTAGTGGAATGTGCCCCCGGTAAGTAATAGGGTCAGAAATGAGTTTGTAAAAAGAGTCTGCAAAAAGTAGTCGGCGTGAATAATTTCTGATTTAAGTATATTTTCAGAAGTAAAATACGGGACAAGACCTAAAAAGTTTTGTCCCGTATTCATGTATTAAAGATCGAAGTAATTAATGTAAAAGAAAAGAGGAATAGGATGATTCAGGATTGGAACACAGTTATCGAGTTTTTAGCTGCAAAGGAGCAAATAGATGGAACCTATGATTTAGCTATATTAGCTGGCAACAGCCTTCCGTATCTAGCTGATGAATTGATCCGTTTGTACGAACAAGGTGTAGTATCGCAATTTATGTTAGTGGGTGGTATCGGTCACGCTACGGTATTTTTACAAAGAAACTTCAAAAAGATGGGCGTCGATGTCCATTATAAGAGTGAAACTGACATGTATCTGGACTATTTTAAATTAAAGTATGGTTTGGACAAAGAACGCTTCATCACTGAGAATACGTCAACAAATTCTGGTGAAAATGCACGATTCTCACTAAAAGTAGTTGAAGCAGCGGGCCTAGCGCCTAAAAAGGTGTTATTATTAGAAGACCCAATATTGCAAAGAAGAATCAAAGCAACTTTTGAAAAGGAATGGCAAGAAACAGATACCGTTTTTACAAATTATGTACCAAGGATCCCTTTTGTTAAAGCTGTTGGTGAATCGGTTTTATTTGAAAATAGTCAACTGAATGGATTGTGGGATAAAGAGTATTTTCTCTCTTTAGTGTTAGGTGAAATTCCACGCCTTAGAGATGATAAAAATGGTTATGGTCCTAATGGAAGCAATTATATTGGTACCGTGAATATTCCAGAATCTGTAGAGCAGTCTTATGAAAAGCTATCTCAATTATATGAGTATCAGCAAAAGCGCTGAACAAGACGGAGTGCTTGCTATGAAAAAATGAAATATTGACAAAAATAACAGCGTATTTTATGATAGATTGAGTGGTATTTTTCACTGAAATGCGGTCATGGCGGAATGGCAGACGCGCCAGCTTGAGGGGCTGGTGGGGGCAACCCCGTGGAAGTTCGAGTCTTCTTGGCCGCATAATTCAACCCTAAACCTTGGTATCTATAGGTTTAGGTTTTTTTGTTTATAAAAGTTCTGATACAGGAGAATGAGTCATTTTCTCTTATTTAATGTCCAAACTTTTACTGATATAATTATATTATTAAACAAAGGAGCAAAAAGAATGAATCAAGTAGAGTTTTACATAAAAAAATTTAAAAATGAACATCCAGAATACACGAATAAAGATATTCAAGCGTTTGCATTTGGTGGAGGAGAGGCAATGGCTAGCGAACTCGCTAGGCTTGTTGTTATGGGAGAGAAGTGTGGAACGACCAGCTTATATCAATTATATAAGTTAGAAAATGTAGAGATTCCCGAAGTCGATGATATGAGTGTTGTTTTAGATGGTCGTGGAAATCCGACATCAATTATTAAAAATACAGTTGTAGAAGTATTAAAATTTAAAGATATCACAGAACATCATGCTCGAACTGAGGGAGAAGGGGATAAAACATTAGACTACTGGCGCAATGCACACATCACTTTTTTTACAGAGGCGTACAAAGGCAGACAGGATATTAAATTTGATTGGGAGTCTCTAGTAGTATTTGAAACATTTAAAGTTATATATGAATAATGGTTTAAATTAACAAAAAAGTGAGATAAAAAATAGAGGCTAACAATTGGTATATTGAAATAATGGCGATCATTTAGTCATAAAATTGAAAGGAGATTATGGTGAGTAAAAATATCGTTAATCCAACCAGAAAAATTTTCCCGATAGTTTTAGGTACAATATTGTAGTTGGATGTCATTCAGCTAACGAACCAGAAAATAAAAGTAGTTCAAAAAATAGCGAAGTAACTGAAGAAAGTGTCTATAATATATTTTCTACTATGTCTAATTTAGGAGAAGGGACATTTAATATCTCAAGTGAGCAAGGAAATTCAGCGAATAATACTGAGGTTGTGATTAGGTATAATAAGAATAACAAAACAACTCCCCTAAAGGTTGAAACTAAAGGAATAAACGGTGAGATGACTTCATATATCTACGCGGACGGACAATTGATCGATCAACTAGATTTAACTGATTCTACAGAAATAATCGGTTTACAAAAAGTCCCTAGTGCAGTCACAGAAGGAATTCATGAACTTGAATTAGTCCAATATCAAGATGATAGCCGCCAAAATGGGATTCCTACCTTTAAAAAACAACATTACACAGTGGCTACAAAATGAACTGAAGAGAAACGATGAGAATATAAAATATCGAACAAAAATTGACACAGCTTTATGAGGTGTCTTTTTTTATAGAGAAGTAATCGAGTGAAACAAGCTCATTTTTTTAAGGCTTTTTATTTTGTATTCTTTTGCGTAGGGATCATTTACAAAACAAAATAAAGCGCTATAATGATTGTAAGCGTTTTATGACGTTTTTAGTTTTATTCTAATTTAAGAGTGGAGGAATTATGTATGAGATTAGCAGGAAAAATCGCATTAATTACTGGTGCTTCAATGGGGATGGGCAAAGAACATGCCTCTTTATTTATCAAAGAAGGTGCAACGGTATATATTGCTGATATCAATGATGCCAAAGGGCAGGAGACAGCAGATGATCTGGGAGACAAAGCTCACTTTATCCATTTAGACGTGACCAATGAGGACCAATGGCAAGCGGCGATTGAACAAATTGCTAAGGAAAGTGGAAGCTTGGATGTATTGGTCAATAATGCAGGGATCAGTATGTTTAATAGTCTAATTAATACTAGCCAGGAAGAGTTTATGAAAACCATCGAAATTAATCAGCTATCTGTTTTCTTAGGAATGAAAGCCTCGGTGCCATTGATGGAAAAAAGTGATGCAGCCTCAATTATCAATATTTCTTCGATTGAAGGATTTGAAGGAAGTATTGGTGGCTATGGCTATGTCAGTTCCAAATTTGCAGTCAGAGGTTTGACTAAGTGTGCTGCTTTAGAATTTGCCGATAAAAATATACGTGTGAATTCAGTACATCCAGGTGGTGTTGTTACACCGATGGTAACAGAGGCAACAGGTGAACAAAAAGCTGCGATTGAACAATTCCAACAAACGATCCCAATGAAACGAATGGCAGAGCCAAAGGAAATTTCAAAATTAGTTTTATTTTTAGCGTCTGATGATTCATCGTATTCGACAGGAAGTGAATT
The Enterococcus silesiacus DNA segment above includes these coding regions:
- a CDS encoding SprT family protein; translated protein: MVEDISLTFFAKRFRHKAFFNRRLKTTGGRYHLGSHNIDFNPKVSELYGEKELINVIKHELCHYHLHLEDKGYQHKDAEFKSLLKQTGGSRYVRPLVEQKPQSYHQYQCEKCQTLILRKRRINTQRYVCGKCHGKLVECAPGK
- a CDS encoding 3-alpha-hydroxysteroid dehydrogenase, whose protein sequence is MRLAGKIALITGASMGMGKEHASLFIKEGATVYIADINDAKGQETADDLGDKAHFIHLDVTNEDQWQAAIEQIAKESGSLDVLVNNAGISMFNSLINTSQEEFMKTIEINQLSVFLGMKASVPLMEKSDAASIINISSIEGFEGSIGGYGYVSSKFAVRGLTKCAALEFADKNIRVNSVHPGGVVTPMVTEATGEQKAAIEQFQQTIPMKRMAEPKEISKLVLFLASDDSSYSTGSEFIADGGILA